The segment CAGCCCCGAGTGCAGAGGACTGATGGTGCTCAAATGGCGACTTTCGCACCACCAGGGACATCGCCTCGGTCTGGTGGTTGGCACTAGGTAGAGGGGCTCCGCCAAATGATTCAAGCGGGCTGGGATTGATGACATCAGCGAGGCATTGCACCCTTTGGTGAGCGGAGTGGAAGTCCGGGTTGTCCCCATTACCAGCGATGTAGTCCTGGGTTGTCCGACGAGATTTGGCAAAGATTTTCACCACGGTTTCTACTACTTGAGACATGGCGGAGTTCAGCTCCTGCTTCAGGGTTTCTGCCAAATGTTTGCCCTCTTCATGCATTGAGATTAAATCTTTCCCCCTTAAATAACTTTCCCTTTTTGGCTTTTCTCTAACCGACAAGACTTGTTCCCCAAGTAGAGCCCTTGCTTGATCCAAAAACTGTCCCGGATCCAAGTCATTGTTAGAGCGAGAATCTTCATTGAGGTCGCCATCGACAAGGCCCTCATCAGATCGTACGCTGTCTTCTGAGATATTCCCTCCATCTGCTTCGGAATCGGTGCTGTCGTACATCTGAAAGAGCTTCTCTTGAAGTTGTCGAAGCTGTTTCTGCATGTCCTCCAGCTGCAGTTTCAACTGCCTGCGTTCTTCAACCTTCTGCTCCTTATGTGCAGAAACCAGCTGCTGGTAGCTTCGGTGCTGCTGCTGAGGTAACTTTTGCTTCCTCTTGTTCTCACGATAGTTGTCTCGAGGGCTACGGGACTGCGGAGGACCTTCGGTTTCGCCATCTTCATTCTGGCCGCGATCATTTACGCGGGGAATTAATGGAGCAGTCATGTTGGGTGAGTGGCTCATTCCACGAATGATGTTCTCTACACGGGCACGCTTGGCCCGAAGGTGCTCATCATTGAGTCGATCAGAGTCAAACGGGTACAGTGTGGCGTTTGCAGATGGCGAGGGGCACTCTTGAGGGCTGTCCTGGGATGAGGTGCTGCAAGTGTCCTCCTGGGATGCTTTGGATTCTGTTATACCTTGGTCTCCACCACCCTTGGACATATTCCTCTTGAGTAAGTTGCTGATTATAGCGGCGCTATGAAAAGGCACCATGTCATCTCCGTATGAGCTCGTCCTCTTCAACAATTTGCGAAGAACGTTGTTTGACCTAATGACACCCATGTCACTGTGCCCTAACTTAGCAGCTTGACTCTCCAGCACGTCCTGCTTACGGATCCCGTTCATGACGGTGGGATTAGCTGTGATGATGCCAGATGCGGTTTGGGTCAATGTGGCAGCTGAGCTTACAGTTCTTTTCACTCCGATGTCCACCCGTCTTCTCTTGGCGTGTCGGTTTAGAGAGAATTTTGTATCATGTTCTGGCATTACTGGTGTTGCTATTAAGTCATTGGTCACAAACTTGGATTCTGACACAAGtactaaaaaaaagaaagaacatgAATAGAGTCAGTTTTATAAAGGTCAAAATGTGCACagacaacaatataaaaaaaatgtgttacattattttcataaaatggtTAGTTCCAGTTCTTGATTCTGATCAAACTTAATAAGGTTATGTCAACAGTCTCTTTGACAACATATTGAGCTTGAAATTTTTTGAATAGATAAGCTATGTTGGGGTTCCATTCTTTGCATTTCTGTGTAATTGTGGCTTTATAGAAATACATTCGAATTGAACACATTGGATTTAAATTGTCTCTGTCATGCCTCAATCACCGATTCTTACTGTGACTGCAAGCAATCATTTGAACAACAGTCTAATTTTCAGCATTTTCATCAAAGTTCAAACTTCCCTGGACAGCTGTGAGTTTACTTGTACGACTCCCACAACATTCACCTaccacatgacaaaaaaacacttcatttgGAAAGCAGCTCTGTAGTTCCCAggtatctctatctctctctccctccttctctctatctctctctctctcttgtgtgtttggcctttttttatatcccggtggggacctaaacctaaATGCACACCAACATATGGGGacccgtgtcactgtggggacaaCAATTGAGGTCCCCGCGTtcaaaaaagcttataaatcgtACTGAACAATATGttctaaaatctaaaaatgctaaaagtttTCTATAATCTCAAGGTTTGGGGCTAGGGTTATGGGATAgtatatacagtttgtacagtataaaaatcatcaCGCCTATGGACTAATaaaccaggtgtgtgtgtgtgtgtgtgttttgtatgatacaacattttttatagtcAAAAGTTGGcttcttcaaaacaaaaatacaccaACACAGTCAAATAATGAATCAGtcacttctgttgtttttttggcatcaaagataaataaataagaagaataaaaatTGAGCCAAGCACCTCAAAAACACCTGTCGTTAACAAAACTACAGACGAGGAACTAAACCAACCAAGTTcccacacacagtttctgctaAAAACTTCCGCTACTgaataaagacacaaaaaacatcacTGAATCACAAACTATTGATAACACATTCAAAAGgcgtttatatatatatataagtatacaTACATTTTAGACAATCCTGAATCCCTAAACtgcatgaaatatttattaaatatgccGCTCCAGCACTTATGACCTCTATTTGtgaatatatttcaaataattaatTTCTGCGTAAAAAGCGTGTCACCTTTACAAATAACATccgaaataataaatattttttataaataatttataataataagtatttcaaaaacactttaaaaccaTAATAGTCCGTTCACAGAAAAGCAAAatcaagtttgttttatttcttaacaGTAAATGATGTTAACTTCAGGATAACACATTATCACTTACCTCGTGAAGGAGGGCAGAAACACGCTGCTCTGGGTTATGTGGGGATAAATAACACGATATGTCCCAGAAACGAGAAGAGAAAGTGTCTGGACGGGAGATGAAACTCCTCCGGCTGTCAGCGGCGCTTTAAGATGCGAATGAAGGAAACCGGAAGACTCCGCGTCAGTGAAGCGTTGTGATGTAACGAGCGCATCCACCAATAAAATCAAGCCGATCACTCGCGAGGAACTGCTAGCTAGACTCACTGTTGccttaaagtttatatttcataataaaataaaataaacaaaaaaactgaatattttttgACGACACGTTTTAAAAGTTGGTTCGGTTAACTTTGAGgatgcatttcattttcaacaacactttttaataaaatagagTTTATAACCAAAGCGTTATTACCTTCTC is part of the Triplophysa dalaica isolate WHDGS20190420 chromosome 13, ASM1584641v1, whole genome shotgun sequence genome and harbors:
- the LOC130434238 gene encoding prospero homeobox protein 1-like translates to MPEHDTKFSLNRHAKRRRVDIGVKRTVSSAATLTQTASGIITANPTVMNGIRKQDVLESQAAKLGHSDMGVIRSNNVLRKLLKRTSSYGDDMVPFHSAAIISNLLKRNMSKGGGDQGITESKASQEDTCSTSSQDSPQECPSPSANATLYPFDSDRLNDEHLRAKRARVENIIRGMSHSPNMTAPLIPRVNDRGQNEDGETEGPPQSRSPRDNYRENKRKQKLPQQQHRSYQQLVSAHKEQKVEERRQLKLQLEDMQKQLRQLQEKLFQMYDSTDSEADGGNISEDSVRSDEGLVDGDLNEDSRSNNDLDPGQFLDQARALLGEQVLSVREKPKRESYLRGKDLISMHEEGKHLAETLKQELNSAMSQVVETVVKIFAKSRRTTQDYIAGNGDNPDFHSAHQRVQCLADVINPSPLESFGGAPLPSANHQTEAMSLVVRKSPFEHHQSSALGADGGHPHPSLHPSSLSANMTFSSPSFRHPFPLSLMAYSFQSAFGAPSAGYSRKDQNFPDSMDLSRESIGMPTKMSSGHHLGHHRSCSPVQPGSTAEGPSLSFIKSECGDLQDMSDISTYSGSTVQEGLSPNHLKKAKVMFFYSRYPSSNTLKMYFPDVKFNRCITSQLIKWFSNFREFFYIQMEKFARQAINDGVLTADDLSVTCDSELYRVLNMHYNKSNDFQVPERFLEVAQITLREFFNAIVSGKDVDPSWKKAIYKVICKLDSEVPEIFKSKKCLLKLLHE